Within the Sphingobium baderi genome, the region GCACGAGGCGGAGTTCTATACGTCGGGCCGCACGCCGAATGAAGCGGCCTTCCTCTATTCGATCTTCGTCCGCCAGTTCGGGACCAACAACTTCCCGGATTGCTCGAACATGTGCCACGAACCCACGAGCCGCGGCCTGCCGCCTGCGATCGGGGTCGGCAAGGGTACTGTCGTGCTCGAGGACTTCGAGCATGCCGAGGCGATCTTCGTCATTGGCCATAATACGGGCACCAATGCGCCGCGCATGATGACCAATCTGGTGGAAGCCCGCAAACGTGGCGTGCCGATAGTGGCGGTCAATCCGATGCCGGAACGCGCGCTGATCCGCTTCACCGAGCCGCAGGATTTGGTGCAGATGGCGACTTTCGGATCGACGCCGATCGCCAGCGAGTTCGTGCACATCAGGATCGGCGGCGACCTTGCGCTCCTCAAGGGCATGATGAAGGTCATGTTCGAGCGCGAGGAGAAGGGCGAGACGATCCTCGATCACGACTTCCTCCGTCAGCATACGGCCGGCATGGAAGCGGTGCGCGACGAGGTCATGGCGCTCGACTGGGTCGACATCGTCGCAGCGTCCGGCATCGAGGAAGCGCAGATCCGGCGCTGCGCGGAGATCTACATCCGCTCGAAGGCGACCATCATCTGCTATGGCATGGGCCTCACCCAGCATCAGCAGGGATCGCGCCTTCTCCAGCAGGTCGCGGGGCTGCTTCTGCTCAAGGGCAATTACGGCAAGCCCGGCGCAGGCATCTCGCCGATCCGGGGCCATTCCAATGTGCAGGGCGACCGCACCGTCGGGATCGACGAGAGGCCCACCCAGGCCTATCTCGACCGGGTGCGTGACGTGTTCGGCTTCGAACCGCCGCGCGGATATGGTCATCACACCGTGGAATCGGTCGAGGCGATGCTCGACGGCACCGCCAAAGTCTTCATCGGCATGGGCGGCAATTTCGTGCGCGCCGTGCCCGATACGGATATCGCCTATGCAGCGATGCGTAAGCTTTCGCTCTCCGTCGGCATCGCCACCAAGCTCAACCGGGGCCATCTGGTTCATGGGCGGGACGCCCTCATTCTGCCCGTCATCGCGCGCTCGGAACGGATCGAGACTGCGCGCGGCGAGCAGTTCGTGACGATCGAGGATTCCATGTCCAACGTCACGGCTTCCCGCGGGGTACTCGCTCCGGCAAGCCCGGACCTGAAACCCGAGGTCGAGATTGTCTGCCGCATGGCGATGGCCGCGCTCCCGGACAGCCAGATTCCCTGGGAGAGCTACATCGACGACTACGACCTCATTCGCGACAAGATCGCTGCCGTCTATCCCGAGATCTATGCGGACTTCTCCGAACGGATCAAAGAGCCCAGAGGTTTCCATCTCGACGTTGCGCCGCGGCGGCTGGTCTGGCTGACCCCAAACGGCAAGGCCAATTTCCTGCCTCTGCCTGGCCTAGACGTGAATGACCGGGTCGATGATCCGGCGATGCTGCGGCTTGCGACCGTACGCTCGCACGACCAGTTCAATACGACGATCTACAGCTATAACGATCGCTATCGCGGCGTATATAACGACCGGATGATCCTATTCATGAACAAGGAGGATCGGATCGCTCGCGGACTGGAAACAGGGGCAAGAATCGCGCTCGAAACGATCAGCGGCGAGGGGATGAGACGGCGCGTGGATGCGCTGACCATCATCGATTACCCGATGCCGCGCGGTGCGGTTGCGGGC harbors:
- a CDS encoding FdhF/YdeP family oxidoreductase, whose amino-acid sequence is MVEKQPRYKAYDHPAGGWGAAAATAKVLLEQSVVTKGSRALLAMNQPGGFKCPSCAFPDADCKKTLEFCENGAKALAHEATKFRVTREFFARHTVAELMEKSDYWLEMQGRLTEPMRYDAASDTYVPCSWDEAFALIGKHLRALDTPHEAEFYTSGRTPNEAAFLYSIFVRQFGTNNFPDCSNMCHEPTSRGLPPAIGVGKGTVVLEDFEHAEAIFVIGHNTGTNAPRMMTNLVEARKRGVPIVAVNPMPERALIRFTEPQDLVQMATFGSTPIASEFVHIRIGGDLALLKGMMKVMFEREEKGETILDHDFLRQHTAGMEAVRDEVMALDWVDIVAASGIEEAQIRRCAEIYIRSKATIICYGMGLTQHQQGSRLLQQVAGLLLLKGNYGKPGAGISPIRGHSNVQGDRTVGIDERPTQAYLDRVRDVFGFEPPRGYGHHTVESVEAMLDGTAKVFIGMGGNFVRAVPDTDIAYAAMRKLSLSVGIATKLNRGHLVHGRDALILPVIARSERIETARGEQFVTIEDSMSNVTASRGVLAPASPDLKPEVEIVCRMAMAALPDSQIPWESYIDDYDLIRDKIAAVYPEIYADFSERIKEPRGFHLDVAPRRLVWLTPNGKANFLPLPGLDVNDRVDDPAMLRLATVRSHDQFNTTIYSYNDRYRGVYNDRMILFMNKEDRIARGLETGARIALETISGEGMRRRVDALTIIDYPMPRGAVAGYYPELNPLLPLDYYDRMSGTPAAKSIPVRVVAV